ATCTTGAGATGATCTAGAGAATGtagacaagaaaaagattacTACCTCGATGGTTTGTTCCATGATAAGATCCTCTTCATGTGTTGCACGACGAAGCTCAATATAGGTTGTATAGCAACTAGATAAAGCCTATGAAGCTGGTGTTTAGACACCAAAGCATAATTATAAACTTTGAGGACATCAGATTTTTTTATAAGGCATCAAACTGAACGAACCTGAATATATTATAAACCTTATGAATTTCACCAAGTTTTCTTCTCATTTTACTTTTTCTTATTGTACTCTACTGTATGCCTGAGAAGCAAAGCCAATTAAGGCTTTAGGTTGCTGAACCAGAAAATCAATAGCAATAGCCAATGAGCTGCATGCTTACTTGTTCTGCTGACCAGAGATTTGGAGAATCAAGTATAGCCACCTTGGGAGAAGGTCAAGACCAACTTCTAGTATGCAGCCTCGAGGATGAAGTAAGAAAGAACAAGATTAGAGATCCTTCGAGGACTCTAGCATGTTGTCCATGCAACAGCTTGAAAGTGAAGTAGTATTATTCTGTCTGTCAAAAAGACAAACTTCTAATTCAAACAAATTAATGCAAAATGAGAAATGAAAGATCATACAGAAGAtatggaaaatatatatttttttatttggttagaTTTTGATTCACTACCCTTGGGCATCTGGAAGCAGGTCATGTAGCAACCAATACAAAATTTGCTAGATACCAGAAGATTATAAGTGGAACCAACTCTCAGGTTACAGAACCAAAACACACACGCAGCCTCATAAAACTTCTATAACTAAAAAATCTCCGTCGCCGGGACCCGGGTCTCTCGGGTGAGAGCCGAGTATCCTAACCAGCTAGACTACGACGGATTTGTTAATGGTCATACATGAAATATAATACGTTATTTAGTTTTAATGAATTTAAAGGAAGTTATGGATAAAATTCGATCGGCCGAGAAAAAGATATAGTTGTTTATTAATGTCAGTTTCATTCCCCATATTCAGTAATAAACTGAATTTAATAACTACATTAAAATCTGATTGCTGCAAGCTGAAGTGAAGTTTGCTAGTTTTGGCCTTGAGTGACTAGTGGTGatgtaaaataaagatttaagattttttatCTATCTATCAAGTCTTTGGATATTGAAGAATCAATTATAAAAGTCTTTCCTTGATTTGCTTACACACACTTTTAGATTAGTTTAGTTATAGTCTCAACATCAACAAGACAACAACCTTAGTTTGTAGGTTTGTACcctattttgtttttatgtgtaaTACTTCCATCCAGATTCAACATCGCATATACTGTAATAAACAATCACACATTTACGTAGATAAACAAAGTAGAAAACTAtaggttttaaaattaattatttcttaCTCGGAAAAGATTAGACATCTAGCCACAATCATTATGCATTTATTTACAAGTGAAATTTTATAAAGCTAAACCTTTAGAAACCTTTCCGCCAAAGACTCTCATCACATGCAGTTAataagtatatgtatatataaagaaaCACATACAATAGAAAAGCTTACCTAGAGATTATAGTCAAATCTCACAATATAAAAGGACATCTTCGTGACCAGAACAATCTCCCAATCTATAGGAACCCGTCTAGATACACCCATAACAATCTCTCGATCGGAGCTTCCACGAGCAAAAGTTTCTCAGCCATGGCAGATTCTACTTCCCTCATTGTCAACAAACAAACCAAAGGAGGATGGAACGCTGCCGTTTTCATCATGGGTAACACATTTTTGAGATTTGTATTTTATTCTGCATATCGACCGATCATTTGTATTTACGTACCTATATTATTGTCAAATCTTTGCAGTTGTGGAGATGACAGAGAGATTTGCGTTCTACGGTCTTGCAAGCAACTTGATGACATTTCTAACGAATGAGCTAGGCCAGTCCACGGCCACGGCAGCCAAACACATCAACACATGGCTCGGCGTTTCTTACCTTTTCCCCATTCTCGGAGCGTTTCTAGCTGACTCAATCTTAGGCCGCTTTAAAACCGTTCTCTTGTCGTCCTTTGTTTATCTCCTGGTCTGCACATATACCTCTCTTTTTGTCGAGATCTCATACTAACATGAATCGTTAAGTATATGAACGTTGATCTTGAAACTTATAGGGAATGGTAATGTTACCATTGTCGGTGACGGTGGTGGCATCGAGGCTGAGAGAAAAAGCTTTCTTTACGGCGTTGTATGTGATGGCGGTTGGAGAAGGAGGGCATAAGCCATGCGTGATGACCTTCGCGGCTGACCAGTTTGGAGAAGCTAGCGCAGAGGAGAAAGCAACAAAGACATCATTCTTCAATTATTGGTACTTGTCCATCGTCCTTGGTTCTTCCATAGCTGTTCTTGTCCTCATATTCATTCAGGTATTATTATACTTCTATCTCTTTTTCTTATTatgtaaaaacatttttttatctttcGTTTATAGATATCtcaaatcaaaaagaaaaatttgttGTTTTGGTTTGAGATATCTTTCGTTGGTACggtatatttttgattttatcaaaactgtttactttaaaaataacttaaatctCAATGCACCACTGAACTAATTACATTCGTTggtacggtatatttttttaggATTAGAAGAAACCCCTACCAGAAGATAAGTAAGTTTTTCTAAATGGAAATGGAAATGTTGGATTCTAATGAGTTCTATATAAACACGATCGAGTCTAATATGAATTACAAATTATTCATTAACATAATCAATATACAAACTGTAAAATGGATATTTGCCTCAATTATATTTCTCTcttaagtattttattttcttcctaACTGATTTACGTTTCTTCACAACAAAAACTTATATTCATATATAGCTTggttttaatattcattttggtttttaaaaattacaaaggAACGAGTGAGTTGGTCAGCAGGATTCAGCGTAATAGCAGGAAGTGTAGGAATAGCTGTACTCATATTTCTGATTGGTATTCCGAGATACCGGAAACAAGTTCCGGTGGGAAGCCCTCTCACGAGAGTTGCTCAAGTCATCGTCGCTGCCTCTAGAAAATGGCGAGTAAGCACCACGAGACACCACCATGGCATATGCTACGAGGAAGGCACGGAGGAGGACAAGTCGTTGGAGTCAACAACTAATGCTCATCTTCTTGCCAAAACCAATCAATTCAGGTACTTGctttattactttattttctatatatgaTCATCACCTCAGTTTTCAACAACTGTTTGTTTATAGAATTATTGACATCTAAAGTGGTCCAACATGTTCGTTTCATGGGGTACATCATATGCATTTTAATGTTAGTCTATTGGCATTAAGTATTGACCTAAAAGTACTTAATCCAATTAGAATCGAGTCGTTGGAGTAACACCTGTATTTCTATCGTTTTAATATACGTATTAGTATAAAATACCGTAGAGAGGATTGCGTTGAGACGTCGGAAAAGAAGATGAATGAATATTCTGAGGATTTGTTTATCTTCCTTTGAACGTGCATGGAATCATGTGAAGCCACTTAATTTGAACTTGTACTATATACTAAACTTTTAAAATGAAATGAACTAATAATTACATATTAAATAAGGTTTAGTGATTATTACATTTTACTCATGAAATCGTACAACGCCATGTTCCAAGTCATGATCATTAGATGGATAATGACATTGGGTCCTGGTTTGAAGCATTGAATATATTGTTCCGAGTCATAATCCAGGAAAAAGCATATGTATAATATAACTTAAACCCACATAATGATAACTCATGGACACTGATagaaatatgtataatatatagtaAACCTCCATAATTACCACTAAGATCACCATTAACGGTGAATCTCTCATTTTCactttttaaactattttatattattttttcattaaacttaaatgttaaaaatagaGTTAACCATTAAAAACCAGGCAAGAGAAAAAACTATCTTTCACCTCTTCTTAAAGTTTCTTAATAAAGAAACGTTTTCTTATTTGTTGCATTCTTTcgcatattttttttatatactatttttttgttttttaagagAACATAACTAATGATGCTCTAAACATATGATATCAATTTTACGTAATGCAGATTCCTGGATAAAGCTACAATCATCGATGAAGTTGATAATACGTCAAACAAAAGTAGAAACCCATGGAGATTATGTCCTGTGAACCAAGTGGAAGAAGTAAAGCTAATATTGAGGCTCGTGCCGATTTGGATAAGCTTGATAATGTTTTGTGCTACACTTACTCAGCTCAACACATTCTTTTTAAAGCAAGGAAGTATGATGAATAGAAACATTGGTGATCACTTCACCATACCTCCTGCTGCTTTCCAAAGCATTGTTGGTGTCACCATCCTCATAGTGGTTCCTCTTTACGATCGTGTGTTTGTTCCTAATGTAAGAAAGATCACGAATCACCATTCTGGAATCACATCTCTTCAGAGAATCGGCGTTGGCTTATTTATTGCTACTTTCAACATGGTAACGTGCATTATCCTAACAACATTCTACATACATTGCTATTACGTTAGATTTTGATTAGTGGACTATAAAATTTTCTCGATGTGGGAAGGTAAATGGAATGGCCaagatcttttatatattaattatttatatccCGATATATGAATAAATGAATTCATATTCTCACATGCCCTTTCAAGATAATGGTTTATATTTACCTTGACAATATCTCGATTTTGAATTTGGTTTGGATCAGATCGGTTGGACGAATTAAGGTCATATCGGTTCAAGAACGGCCATGCTTATTTAGTGGACCAGATCAATTTCGGTTAGAGTTAGGTAGTGTGTGTTCGGCATctgatgttaaattttattgggTTTCCAACCTTAAAATCATGAGTAATTGTGGATTGACTTAGGTTCATTTATATTACTCATGTTCCATCTAAACTTTACTACCTGTAAAATGAAACTTATGAAAGTTGTGTGTTTTTAACAGATGGTGTGTGGGTTTGTGGAGGGAAAGAGACTTACAATTGCGAGAGATCATGGACTAATTGACTCTCCAAAACAAGTTGTTCCAATGAGTAGCTTGTGGTTACTTCCACAATACATACTAGTGGGTATTGGAGATGTATTCACTATTGTTGGTATGCAAGAGCTTTTCTATGATCAAATGCCTGAAACTATGAGAAGTATCGGTGCAGCCATCTTCATGAGCGTTGTTGGAGTTGGGAGTTTTGTTAGTACTGGAATCATATCTGCCGTTCAGACTATCAGCAAAAGCCATGGTGAAGAATGGCTAGTCAACAACCTTAACAGGGCACATCTTGATTATTTCTATTGGGTAATCGCGTCGCTTAACGCTGTGAGTCTCTGCTTTTACTTGTTTATGGCTAACCGATTTGTCTACAAGAAAGTTCAAgacaaagatgatgatgatgttgaaggagaaagagaagagtgatcaaaaattgttttcaaatgagTAGTAACTTCTTAATATTCTATGGACAGTTGTATACCGGCTTTATGGTTTATATCCAAACTCAAATGATTGCTGTGATTGTTCTTGTTGAAAGACAAaatgctttaattttttttttataatatgtgcGGAATCAAAGTTCGTAATTCCTCAGACCCAAAACCACATCGTATAATATTAATTTCGTCTCAGCGGTCATTCGAACCGAGGATCCCTGATATAGTGGCTACAGTTTTTCTAGGTAAGCTAACAAACAGAGTTTAGAAGCGAGTTTGTACAAGTTTCTTGAGGAGAACGGTAGGGTTAGTCCAAAGCCTAAGCATAGGTTTAAGGAAAGGTCGGAGATGTCTAAGAATCTGATTGATCTCCTTCATCATAACCTAATTGCTTCTTCCCCATCAGATTCTTAGACATCTCCGACCTTTCCTTAAACCCTAAAAGCTTAAGCTTTGGATTAGCCCTACCATTCTCCTCAAGAAACTCTTACAAATTCGCTTCTACACCCTCTTGAATCTTCTTCAAATGTTATCATTGGTTCTTTCGTTgggttttgaaaatatttgaaataatataattataataaaatttaaaatgattttaggaatattgtgaaattacagtgatttttgtttaaaaacattctaaaatttcatttaaacctataaaactataaaatatgatttttgaaaCTACACCGAAACACATTTCAATCACTATAAATCTATTCAAATTtactatttaagatattttcaataaccttccattttaaaatatattaaaattactaGTTTAGTAacattaaaatttcattttaaaaaatattatatttaaataacatcatctatcattttaaacacaaatcagtttaattgaaaatttgaatACATTCCCTAATAATCCCTTTCTATAAgagtgaaaaatatttattgtgtaaacactttctaagttaaaaatatacaaatttgaaaaaactatgtattatttttatatgattactaggttaagatccgcgccttgcgtagaatcaatattatatataaattatttttaagtattatatattttttacatattatgaaataataaatatatattgattaattaaatatttagtaactattacgtatataattaaattggtacaaatacttaaatagattttattaatccagacaaacacttttttctattttatatggtataaaattaagtttaaatgatattaacatagatatagtacatttttaatattgacatctgttaaaaaatattttatactcatattatttttgatcatttgtatttctttataacaaattttttaaatcaatgataacaataaaaaaatttgtgggatgtttaatagttttagtaattaataattttaaaaatattcaatgcaaagtttaaaatctaaatattaagtggtcaataattgttcaaaatgtttatcaaaaaaattgaaagcaaattctaaattaaaatactcatgtattttatatgatatataatttattataaaaaatattaatatacatatatataatatttagtaaatgagatttcctacttatgtaatttcgtaatcatttgtatcttgttataacataaattttaaaacatggatcacaaaaatttcaatgtgagatttttaacaactttagtcatttatatttgtttttaaaaattcaaaatataacatatacgaaaaaatctaaatttttattatatagttaatgtggttgtttaatttattttaataagttaaaattttgaaaaatgatagagaatatactaatttttatcaaatctttattattaaaaatcattaattgtcatatatactttactcacattaggtaattccgtgatttttatttaagaaaacagtgaagaacatttataattaatttatgattagtttaataaaaaatttattatatatttatatggaccaacatattttcctAAGGATCTTAAAAATGATTgtagtgatgacatgtgactacaaaaatatgttgtaatgattttcttttaatataaaaaaggaTGTTAAAGTACATTATTCTTAACATAATCATACACATTAtgtcttaaaaagaaaaagtaacaATAAAGAACAAAGGAGATAATGATGATAGATGGCCAGTTGACCACCATCCCACCTAATGTTACAAATGTTGCAGGTTGAAGAAAAAGGTGCAAGTAATTAATCTAACATACAACAGAGAGATCAGTCTCACTCATGATCTACATCGAACCAGAAATAGAGGTAATCCTTCGAGTACATGACTCGAACACGCTGCAGTACCAAGTCTCCGCTTGTAGCAACAGCCTTTGCACCTCCCTCTATCCTTGTCTGCAAAACAGCCACACTGTTTCCCTTAATCTTTTCAACAACAGTTTCCTTCACTTCCACAAGGCTCaagttatcttcttctttatctCTTCCAGCAGTACTCACGATTGGGCATGAGAGATGATCCAAAGGGTTTGTTTCACATTGAAGCACACATCCATCAATCGTTAGCCTTCCACTCCTGTGAAGCAAGCAGCAACCAAGCTCGGCCTTTACTGTTAGATTCGCTAGCTTGCAGGTTGATAGCAACTCCAGGGCACTGCAAAAGAAACCCAACAACAAAAAGCCGTATACCAAAGAACTTTCTTTGTGATAAATAAAGAAACTCTAGCATGGTGACATATAACATGATGTCATAAATGCGTTAAGCAGCAACTACTAGGACGCTAAACCTCCAATGAagtatttaaaaagaaaaaaactgcaGAGTGAGAGAGATGACTTAAAAGGGAATATGAGCTCCAAACCTGTCTGATCCTCTAGAACATACAAGGGTGGTTTCATCAGGAATCTCGCCACTACCAATCTGAACAAAGAAAATATGAGATGAAAACTGAAATACTATTTGATTCATTGAACACTAATCTTATGCCTTAGCATCATACCACCCATTTCTCAGAAAAGAAGGTTGAATACTATTTCAGCCCAAGACACTGAGTCTTCCACTTTACTGCAACTAAGGAGGTCACTAATAAGGCAACCGCTGACATTCTAATGTACGTGCATCAATACAGTACTGATTAAATAACTACCATCCATATTCTGTAACTCCATCTATTCATCCTAAATCATGCTATACTTTCAATTTCTTTCCGTTACAGCTAACCATCTTCCTATGTGTTGCCCAATATGAGAAAATGAGGACTACTATGTGGGAGAATCCATTAATCAATGGCTTGAAGACTCAAAAGAATCCCAAAATCTTCTCAGACTTTGAAGCCAGACtgaatcttttctttttcttcgaGTCCTCACCACGGTCAAGGAACTTTAGTTCTCATGTTTTCTAAGTTTTTAACATTCTTTAGTTCTCATGTTGACTTCAGAAGCAACACTGAAAAGAATTTACAAACTGGCAAACAGCTAGGGCATAGGGAATATAATTGTATGACAGTATAAGCTACCAAAAATGTGGGATTGTTCTGTTTTGGATCTTTTCAATGCATATTGATCTCTCATACCAAGAGCTACAACATGGAGTGGATCTCCATCCTCTCATCAGAATAGATAGGTGGgctattatataaaaattatatttactttacagAGACGCTGGTATAAACACTtccatatattatttactattttttttgtgaaactgTTGAAGATGTAAAACATAGTTTCTTATCCATGGAAGAAACGTGCGAAAACTAATTTATGGAAAGGCAAAAACTTCCATGAGGTATCAAGCAATTAGACTAATAGACACATACCAGGCAAAGAGGCTTTTTAATCTGAATATTAGAAACATGATGATTCCCACCAGCTCCAATTAAAATGGTATCGCCAGGTCTAGAGGTGACAAAATGGTCAGGGACTCGCTTAGTCATCTACTAATACCAAAGAAGTGTACATCACAAACCTGGCAGCAGAAACAGCTGATTCAATGCTGTGGAAAACTCCAGGGAGGGATAAATCCTTCACGAAAGGGTCGACTCGTAGCCACAAGCGAGGGTGACAAGCCAGATATCTCCATCTGTGGCAAACGAGTGCTGTGTTATACCTATCTGCAAACCCCAGACCagataaaacacacacaaaaagcaCTGAAAACAGATTGCAATGCGCAAAATGGAGTCTTCGAAGCTACTTCAGACAAGACAGTATACAGATCACAAAACATATGAAttcaataccaaaaaaaaagctgTCTTTACTAGTGAAGTTACATTGATATAAAGCTACATATTCGTAAGTGCTGTCTGAATATGATCTGGGGAGTTAAAAATTTGCAAATTTGAGTCTTAAAGTTTAAATCTTTAAGCTACAGAACCGTAACTGTGATCTGAATAGGATCTAGGGATGTCTAAAAGTCGCAACTTTGAGTCTTAAAAGTTCCAATTTTTGAGCTAATTGAGTTGGTGTTAATTCCAATTGGGAATGAGAttacaatcaatcaatcaatcaatcaagagCAAAATTGAACAGAGAAACATGAGAGTAGCATTATAAGGAACCAAAATTTACCAGGAATTGGAGAGAGGAAGCTGAGGATGTGCATGAGGCAACCATCATCGAGATTGTTAAGAGATGTGATCGATTCAAGtttcattctcttcttcttcatcctcggCTCGGCGATTAGCTTGTCAACCTTTGAGATTTTAGGAATCTCCATGGAAGCAATCGATGAACCCCAAAGTCCTCGCCCGTCGTTGATAATCAGCCGACTCAATTATCTACCATCCCTGACTtcaaccaacatgcttctcctTTTGGTATAAGTTCGGTTTACCGTTTTTAAACCGGAATAGTcgattttattcaaaaaaattagcgTATTCGGTTTTAAAATGCAACAAAAAAAAGGGTTTATTCCGCTACCGGGCTTCGAACCCGGAATTCATCAATTTGAAATTAACCTGTGTGCTACAGCGGATCTGTTGGTACCTTTGTTCAACTaacaatatataaatcaaatgaaacGTTTTTGGAGAAGCCCACCAGACGAGATGTTAAATGGGCTAGTCAGACTTATATAGAAAGCCTCTCTATCTATGATGGTTCGAATGAGGAAAAACTATTGAGTACTAAGAGCGTCCGCAACGGAGGTACATGCAAGGTCCTTAGCGTTTAATCATAGGTTAGGAGGATTATAATAATAGTTGTTTGGTTAATAGGAGTAAGGATTGATACGTTATTAAGGATTTTTAGGACTTGATCATTAGGGTACGTGGCGTGTTTTGAATGGATGGAAGGGTTTTCGGTTTGGTTACGCGTAAAACATTGGTCATTCTCGAccgaagcaaaacaaaaaaaagagtccCGACGAAGAAAGGCGATTGCTCTCTCCACGAAGCGAAGGCGAATCCCGCGACGACAGACAGCTATTCCCGCGGCGAACGACGGCGATTTGTCTCCGTCGACTGAACAAGGTAAATCGCACCCTTCTGATGTAGATTCATCGATATATATTGGTTTGCATGCATGTTGAATCGATCTCGTTTCAAATTAGGGTTCGAACACAATTTGGGGGTTTGTTGCGTTTGTAATAAGGGTTCAATTCGAATTTGGGATTTTTGTGTTTGTAATAATCGGTTTGAAAACGAAACTGGTAGCATCGATTTCGGGTTCTTTTGGTTTGAAATTAGGATTTCAAAAGGAGTTGGgctttttgagtttgtattaATAATTGGTTCGAAAAAAATCATTTGCTTCATCGATTTCGGGTTCTCCCGGACTATTTAgttctttatttttgcatttggaGTTGATGCATGTCACTTTCATCAATGTTTATGGATTCGATTGTGGGGTTTTCGTCTGCTTGGAAACTCATTGTTGATATTGTTTACATTCGTTTCTTGTTTGCAGATGGCGAATCCACATGAACCTCATTTCTTTAAGCCTCTGCTTCCTGGTTTCCAGAGTGGCGTCGTAAGAACCTCACTCTCTCTATTTGTTTACATGCGTTTCTTGATTAGATGTATTTCTTGTTTGATTAACTTTGCCTTTTCTTGCAGACAATACCACTTGCCTTCTTCTCAAAGCACATAGAAGGGAAGACGAACCAGAAAACATGGAAACTAAGATCGGACGCTTCAGATCAAACTTGGGAAGTGATACAAGAAGGCAGGACACTCACCGGAGGTTGGAAAGATTTCACCACAACACATGACCTTCAAATCGGTGACCTTGTCATCTTCAAACACGAAGGAGACATGGTGTTTCATGTCACTCCTTTTGGTCCTAGCTGTTGTGAGATTCAGTATACACATCCTCACATCATCAAGGAAGAAGCCGATGCGGGTGATGCTGATGACAATGAGATTAGTAAGTCTCAATCAAAGTTCATCGTTTTGGTCCTACCTGTTGTGAGATGTTTTGACGTGGAaacttgtttcttttatttcagGAGGAACAGGGGCAACGTCTTCTTTGTCATTCGACTACTTTTTTGGCTGAGGTCACTGCTTCAAAACTAAAAGCAGACAAACTTGTGAGTCAATTTTCATACATATAAACCATATTTAGTTAGTCAATTTTCATATGTATAAACCATATTCTGTGTTTGCAGTATCTTCCTAAGCGAGCTACGAGTTCTACTGTTTTGAACAAGCAATGCCAAGAGATGATACTAGTGAACAAAGAAGGAAATTCATGGACTGCAAGTTTGCGATTTAGCGAATCCGGCGGCATGTATTACATCACAAGAGGCTGGGGAAAGTTCTGTCGTGATAACAGATGCGACATATGAGACTTATTTGTGTTCAATCTGGTTGGAGATGGGAAATCTACT
The nucleotide sequence above comes from Brassica napus cultivar Da-Ae chromosome A9, Da-Ae, whole genome shotgun sequence. Encoded proteins:
- the LOC106414548 gene encoding protein NRT1/ PTR FAMILY 5.4-like, which produces MADSTSLIVNKQTKGGWNAAVFIMVVEMTERFAFYGLASNLMTFLTNELGQSTATAAKHINTWLGVSYLFPILGAFLADSILGRFKTVLLSSFVYLLGMVMLPLSVTVVASRLREKAFFTALYVMAVGEGGHKPCVMTFAADQFGEASAEEKATKTSFFNYWYLSIVLGSSIAVLVLIFIQERVSWSAGFSVIAGSVGIAVLIFLIGIPRYRKQVPVGSPLTRVAQVIVAASRKWRVSTTRHHHGICYEEGTEEDKSLESTTNAHLLAKTNQFRFLDKATIIDEVDNTSNKSRNPWRLCPVNQVEEVKLILRLVPIWISLIMFCATLTQLNTFFLKQGSMMNRNIGDHFTIPPAAFQSIVGVTILIVVPLYDRVFVPNVRKITNHHSGITSLQRIGVGLFIATFNMMVCGFVEGKRLTIARDHGLIDSPKQVVPMSSLWLLPQYILVGIGDVFTIVGMQELFYDQMPETMRSIGAAIFMSVVGVGSFVSTGIISAVQTISKSHGEEWLVNNLNRAHLDYFYWVIASLNAVSLCFYLFMANRFVYKKVQDKDDDDVEGEREE
- the LOC106415988 gene encoding F-box protein SKIP5: MEIPKISKVDKLIAEPRMKKKRMKLESITSLNNLDDGCLMHILSFLSPIPDRYNTALVCHRWRYLACHPRLWLRVDPFVKDLSLPGVFHSIESAVSAARPGDTILIGAGGNHHVSNIQIKKPLCLIGSGEIPDETTLVCSRGSDSALELLSTCKLANLTVKAELGCCLLHRSGRLTIDGCVLQCETNPLDHLSCPIVSTAGRDKEEDNLSLVEVKETVVEKIKGNSVAVLQTRIEGGAKAVATSGDLVLQRVRVMYSKDYLYFWFDVDHE
- the LOC106413198 gene encoding B3 domain-containing protein REM9-like, yielding MANPHEPHFFKPLLPGFQSGVTIPLAFFSKHIEGKTNQKTWKLRSDASDQTWEVIQEGRTLTGGWKDFTTTHDLQIGDLVIFKHEGDMVFHVTPFGPSCCEIQYTHPHIIKEEADAGDADDNEISKSQSKFIVLVLPVEEQGQRLLCHSTTFLAEVTASKLKADKLYLPKRATSSTVLNKQCQEMILVNKEGNSWTASDIASGSRVN